In the Cytobacillus pseudoceanisediminis genome, one interval contains:
- a CDS encoding IS110 family transposase: MNYNQNKKIAQITPYTLIIGVDIAKFKHVARAQDFRGIEFGSPCYFENTKEGFEHFLHWISETKKAHSMEKVIVGMEPTGHYWFNLAHILKENEIKAVNPLHVKKSKELDDNSPTKNDVKDAKVIAQLVKDGRYAEPTIPQGVYAELRVAKKIRDLLTEDLQTVQGQVHNWIDRYFPEFLKVFKKWEGKAALQFLRLYALPHEIANFTEDQLLIHLRKSVKRSVGANKVRELKQAASQSIGLRQGSEMAKMELKTLLAKYDLIQKEFEELDGKIDSLLDEIPGVAQMLAIKGVGRDTVAGFFAEVGDLREYTHPRQIIKLAGLSLKENTPGKHKGKTTISKRGRKKLRALLFRVCMILVAKNSAFKALHAYFTQRPDNPLKKMQSLIALCNKLIRIFFSISKKQFEFSEEKMLKDIPHLAGSKKAELAA; this comes from the coding sequence ATGAATTATAACCAGAATAAGAAGATTGCTCAAATTACTCCTTACACCCTGATTATAGGGGTGGATATCGCGAAATTCAAGCATGTGGCACGTGCCCAGGATTTCAGGGGAATCGAGTTTGGATCCCCTTGTTATTTTGAAAATACAAAAGAAGGTTTTGAGCATTTTCTTCATTGGATTTCGGAAACGAAGAAAGCACATAGTATGGAGAAAGTGATTGTCGGTATGGAGCCAACAGGTCATTATTGGTTTAACCTGGCTCACATTTTAAAAGAGAACGAGATTAAAGCTGTGAACCCCTTGCACGTCAAGAAAAGCAAGGAACTTGATGATAATTCCCCAACTAAAAATGATGTAAAAGATGCCAAGGTGATTGCCCAATTGGTCAAGGATGGAAGATACGCCGAACCTACCATACCGCAAGGTGTTTATGCCGAACTCCGTGTGGCAAAGAAAATACGCGATCTTTTAACCGAGGACCTTCAAACGGTCCAGGGCCAGGTGCATAACTGGATTGACCGGTATTTTCCGGAATTCCTTAAGGTCTTTAAGAAGTGGGAGGGCAAGGCTGCCTTACAATTCTTACGGCTTTATGCTCTACCGCATGAAATAGCCAATTTCACTGAAGATCAATTGCTTATCCATTTAAGAAAATCCGTAAAAAGAAGTGTAGGTGCTAATAAGGTTCGGGAGTTAAAGCAAGCAGCGAGTCAGTCCATCGGACTTCGCCAAGGCTCTGAGATGGCAAAAATGGAGCTGAAAACTCTTCTGGCTAAATATGATTTGATTCAGAAGGAATTCGAAGAATTGGACGGAAAAATAGATTCCCTGCTTGATGAAATTCCAGGTGTAGCCCAAATGTTAGCGATCAAGGGTGTTGGAAGAGATACAGTCGCTGGTTTCTTTGCGGAAGTGGGTGACCTGCGTGAGTACACTCACCCCCGACAAATTATTAAGCTGGCTGGCTTGAGTCTGAAGGAAAATACGCCTGGAAAGCATAAGGGAAAAACCACCATCTCCAAGAGAGGACGGAAGAAGCTAAGGGCTCTGTTGTTTAGGGTTTGCATGATTCTCGTTGCCAAAAATTCAGCTTTTAAGGCCCTGCATGCTTACTTTACACAACGGCCAGACAACCCGCTAAAGAAGATGCAGTCCCTTATCGCTTTGTGTAATAAATTGATTCGTATTTTCTTTAGTATAAGTAAAAAGCAATTTGAATTTAGTGAAGAAAAGATGTTAAAAGATATCCCTCACTTGGCAGGATCAAAGAAGGCAGAACTGGCCGCTTAA
- the darG gene encoding type II toxin-antitoxin system antitoxin DNA ADP-ribosyl glycohydrolase DarG produces MIIYTTGDLLKSSAEALVNTVNCEGYMGKGIAYQFKLKFPENNKDYVKACKTGELQIGKLHYFIEDGKIIVNFPTKNKWRAKSKIEYVEKGLDELIPLIDNLGIQSIAIPPLGAGNGGLVWSEVKTIIEKKLAVVDEKVQIYIFEPSQNYVSQPKAEPNLSLSALILMSIKHHLNKFDTLRLQKTAFYMDVFSRESYFNFTRHKYGPYDNSIAIISRNIKEFQKYHGVMNTEEAYGILYNKIVSGQVEFKLGTLVPFIKIAAEYVNNLSSNHELECLSTITYLLKEKGELSQEEIVDEFKCWSEDKANRFSKEEIINGIEKLFETDIIEKTLMGFTLSQRRTSHHS; encoded by the coding sequence GTGATTATTTATACAACAGGTGACTTACTAAAATCGTCAGCTGAGGCTCTGGTTAATACTGTAAACTGTGAAGGGTATATGGGAAAAGGTATTGCATATCAATTTAAGTTGAAATTTCCGGAGAACAATAAGGATTATGTCAAAGCTTGTAAGACAGGTGAGCTACAGATTGGAAAGCTTCACTATTTTATAGAAGACGGTAAAATTATAGTGAATTTCCCAACTAAAAATAAATGGAGAGCAAAATCCAAAATAGAATATGTAGAAAAAGGACTGGATGAACTCATACCATTAATTGATAATTTAGGTATTCAATCCATAGCTATTCCGCCTTTAGGAGCTGGTAATGGAGGACTAGTTTGGAGCGAAGTGAAAACGATAATCGAGAAAAAATTGGCAGTAGTAGATGAAAAGGTTCAAATTTACATTTTTGAACCATCTCAAAATTACGTATCACAACCAAAAGCAGAACCTAATCTAAGTTTATCAGCGCTTATATTAATGAGTATTAAACATCACCTTAATAAATTTGATACGTTAAGACTTCAAAAAACAGCTTTCTATATGGATGTGTTTTCTAGGGAAAGTTACTTCAATTTCACTAGACATAAATACGGTCCATACGATAACTCTATTGCCATCATTAGCAGGAATATCAAAGAATTTCAGAAATATCATGGTGTGATGAATACTGAAGAAGCATATGGGATTCTCTACAATAAAATTGTGAGCGGTCAGGTAGAATTTAAATTGGGAACTTTAGTGCCATTTATCAAAATAGCAGCAGAGTACGTTAACAATTTAAGTTCTAACCATGAACTGGAATGCTTATCGACAATTACTTATTTATTAAAGGAGAAAGGAGAACTATCTCAGGAAGAAATTGTCGATGAGTTTAAGTGCTGGTCAGAAGATAAGGCAAATAGGTTTTCTAAAGAGGAAATCATCAATGGAATTGAAAAGTTATTCGAAACGGATATTATTGAAAAAACGTTAATGGGGTTCACGCTTAGCCAAAGGCGTACTTCCCATCATAGTTAA
- a CDS encoding pyridoxal-phosphate dependent enzyme, with protein MFRYAERLPYKSFPTLGEGETPIINIKGLGSELGIPELWLKNEGQNPTGSHKDRMSPLIVARAASLNRSTVIAASSGNAGASLAAYAAAGGLHCKIVTTPKINVAWEKAIRLYGAEIIKVQSSFERWETVRKMVEEGDYPATNYSIPPVGSNMFGVQGYTTVAYEIVEQMREYQPTAVIIPCARGDLLWGIWEGFVESLRLGWIESLPRLYAVEPFPRLAHVLQGRDYRGKFRGDSSLLPSIGGETVTYQSLEAIRSSGGGAVVVTNTEVEKAQLELAKRGIFAEGSAAVTWPAVSKLVKEGKMDESDRVLLMITSHGYKGV; from the coding sequence ATGTTTCGGTACGCAGAACGATTGCCCTACAAATCTTTTCCTACTCTTGGTGAAGGGGAAACGCCGATTATTAATATAAAAGGCCTTGGAAGTGAACTAGGTATACCCGAACTTTGGTTGAAAAATGAGGGACAAAATCCCACTGGATCCCATAAGGACAGGATGAGCCCACTAATAGTTGCAAGAGCTGCTTCCTTGAATCGATCAACGGTAATTGCTGCTTCTAGCGGCAACGCGGGTGCATCATTGGCAGCTTATGCAGCTGCTGGAGGATTACACTGCAAAATTGTGACAACCCCAAAAATTAATGTAGCTTGGGAAAAAGCAATTCGCCTTTATGGTGCTGAAATTATTAAAGTACAAAGTTCATTCGAAAGATGGGAAACAGTCCGAAAGATGGTGGAAGAAGGCGACTATCCAGCCACAAACTACAGCATTCCTCCGGTGGGAAGCAATATGTTTGGAGTTCAAGGATACACAACGGTGGCATATGAGATCGTTGAGCAAATGAGAGAATATCAGCCTACTGCTGTTATTATACCTTGTGCAAGAGGGGACCTGCTTTGGGGGATTTGGGAAGGATTTGTTGAATCGCTACGGCTAGGATGGATTGAATCCTTACCTCGTTTATATGCCGTGGAACCTTTTCCGCGCTTGGCTCATGTTCTTCAAGGGAGGGATTACAGAGGGAAATTTAGAGGCGATTCAAGTCTTTTACCTTCTATTGGTGGAGAAACGGTTACGTACCAATCTTTAGAAGCAATAAGATCTTCAGGAGGTGGAGCTGTAGTGGTTACCAATACTGAAGTTGAAAAGGCTCAATTGGAGTTAGCTAAAAGAGGGATTTTTGCTGAAGGGTCTGCAGCTGTAACATGGCCTGCTGTCTCAAAACTGGTCAAAGAAGGGAAAATGGACGAAAGTGACCGTGTGCTTTTGATGATTACATCACATGGCTATAAAGGAGTGTAA
- a CDS encoding HAMP domain-containing sensor histidine kinase, with amino-acid sequence MKLKTKLPLLFLLIFLLMFLLIAAFFVLYIKSLFSDEGHALLGNIFSPVHFQMLLLLSFLMGLIFVVLTIFFHFNITKPIETLNSRLKKVNIGNSRTPLHSRRKDEIGDLYNHFNEMEERLYQAHREQVDMIAAIAHDLKTPLTSITGFVELLSMQKNLTKMETQDYYELIMKKSRHTVELIETFSMYTKNEAIVETIDMRPMEAHRLFENIATEYETELSGFNFRLTWKQRFNSNQIICINENMIRRVFGNLFSNAVRYGNKKDLHVYLTGYAQDSYSYFQIEDNGVGVPSKDLSSLFLKFFTVDKSRQMDNQGSGLGLSSCKLIIEHHGGQIHAFQANHGGLGIRFTLPLKI; translated from the coding sequence ATGAAGCTAAAAACCAAGCTTCCGTTACTGTTTCTCTTAATATTTTTGCTAATGTTTCTGCTGATTGCAGCCTTTTTTGTCTTATATATAAAATCGTTATTTTCAGATGAAGGGCACGCGTTGCTAGGAAATATTTTTAGTCCGGTTCATTTTCAAATGCTTTTACTTCTTAGTTTTTTAATGGGATTGATATTTGTTGTTTTAACCATATTTTTTCACTTTAACATCACTAAACCGATCGAAACCCTCAATTCGAGGCTAAAAAAAGTAAATATCGGTAACTCCCGAACCCCATTGCATTCAAGAAGAAAGGACGAAATCGGGGACCTGTATAATCATTTCAATGAGATGGAAGAAAGATTATACCAGGCTCATAGGGAACAGGTTGATATGATCGCTGCTATCGCTCATGATTTGAAGACCCCATTAACTTCGATAACAGGATTTGTGGAACTACTCTCCATGCAAAAGAATCTAACTAAAATGGAAACACAGGATTATTATGAGCTTATTATGAAAAAATCAAGACACACGGTGGAGCTGATAGAAACTTTCTCTATGTATACCAAGAATGAGGCTATAGTTGAAACCATTGATATGAGACCGATGGAGGCTCATAGATTGTTTGAAAATATTGCAACTGAATATGAAACCGAATTATCCGGATTCAATTTCAGACTTACATGGAAGCAGAGGTTCAATTCGAACCAAATCATATGTATTAATGAAAACATGATACGGCGCGTATTTGGTAATCTTTTTAGCAATGCTGTCAGATACGGTAACAAGAAAGACCTTCATGTCTATTTGACCGGTTATGCGCAGGATAGTTATTCATATTTTCAAATAGAGGATAATGGTGTTGGAGTGCCATCTAAGGATCTATCATCGCTGTTTCTTAAATTTTTTACAGTAGATAAGTCTAGACAAATGGATAATCAAGGCTCCGGATTAGGTCTTTCCAGTTGTAAATTAATAATTGAACATCATGGCGGGCAAATTCATGCTTTTCAAGCAAATCATGGAGGATTGGGAATCCGTTTTACACTTCCACTTAAAATATAA
- a CDS encoding LysR family transcriptional regulator, with product MDIEQLKAFIFVANTKSFTRTAELLNVVQSTVTTRIQMLEKQLGKDLFERDKRNIKLTESGKIFLAYAERILELNNEGIKAVQLENSFSEHLIIGTTHALWDYVLFESMENFQQTHPKISLSLVTEHSDILIRKMIDGLIDIAIVFYPINHASITMELIIEDSFVLVADPSFPVPNNFVLDKDLRNCNYIHLNWGGTFTEWFRGISSNQDFYHIQVDHVSLLLKFLKTRTGLGFLPNTVAKRLIQQENVINVPFLTEIAMPKRSIYLLKRKMTKSIENSELLIKVLKATFL from the coding sequence ATGGATATTGAACAGCTTAAAGCCTTTATATTTGTTGCCAATACAAAAAGCTTTACGCGTACAGCAGAATTACTAAATGTTGTACAGTCAACTGTTACAACCAGGATTCAAATGCTTGAAAAACAATTGGGTAAAGACTTATTTGAAAGGGACAAGAGAAACATCAAATTAACAGAATCAGGTAAAATTTTTCTCGCATATGCGGAGAGAATATTGGAATTAAACAATGAAGGGATAAAGGCTGTTCAATTAGAAAATAGCTTTAGTGAACATCTAATAATAGGCACTACACACGCACTATGGGATTACGTACTATTTGAATCCATGGAGAATTTTCAACAAACACATCCTAAAATTTCATTATCTTTAGTCACGGAGCATTCTGATATTTTAATTAGAAAAATGATTGATGGATTAATCGATATCGCTATAGTGTTCTATCCAATTAATCATGCCAGTATTACTATGGAGCTAATTATTGAGGATTCTTTTGTTCTGGTTGCCGATCCGAGTTTTCCTGTTCCTAATAATTTCGTTTTAGACAAAGACCTGCGGAACTGCAATTACATTCATTTAAATTGGGGAGGAACATTTACGGAGTGGTTTAGAGGAATTTCTTCTAATCAAGATTTTTACCATATACAAGTTGATCATGTTTCACTTTTATTAAAGTTCTTGAAAACACGAACCGGACTTGGTTTTCTTCCCAATACAGTTGCTAAACGTTTAATCCAGCAAGAGAATGTAATTAATGTGCCTTTTCTTACGGAAATTGCCATGCCGAAAAGGTCTATCTATCTACTGAAAAGAAAAATGACAAAATCAATAGAGAACTCTGAATTACTCATAAAGGTATTAAAGGCAACTTTTTTGTGA
- the hepT gene encoding type VII toxin-antitoxin system HepT family RNase toxin: protein MKSDVILNKINIIERCIKRIHEEYDKNPKNLENYTKQDSIILNLQRACEASIDLGMHIVAVKKLGLPQQSRDAFTLLESEGIIPSSLSDKMKAMVGFRNIAVHDYQEINLVILQKILDNHLVDFFEYTKTILMH from the coding sequence ATGAAAAGTGATGTAATTTTAAACAAAATAAATATAATTGAACGCTGTATTAAACGAATACACGAAGAATACGACAAGAACCCAAAAAATCTAGAGAATTATACAAAGCAAGATTCCATTATTTTAAATCTACAGCGGGCTTGTGAGGCAAGTATTGACTTGGGTATGCACATAGTAGCTGTTAAAAAGCTGGGACTCCCACAGCAAAGCCGGGATGCCTTTACCCTATTGGAATCTGAAGGTATTATTCCCTCCTCTCTTTCAGATAAGATGAAAGCTATGGTTGGATTTCGTAATATCGCGGTTCATGATTACCAAGAAATCAATTTAGTGATCCTTCAAAAGATACTTGATAATCATTTAGTGGATTTCTTTGAATATACAAAAACCATTTTAATGCACTGA
- a CDS encoding class I SAM-dependent methyltransferase: MGFKKYFACQSRSPKGFIGKLMGKLMNNINAPMNEKTIQLLDIEEQDHILEIGFGNGKYIADIIKRIKGTHVCGIDYSDTMVQAATKLNKAFIKQGRVQIKQGDIEKIPFDDSMFNKIFSVNTIYFWSRPILALREIRRVLKPGGRLVISFRSREIMTERASDDYDFKLYTPAAEEIENLLTKTGYSSIRIEHFIDKSIDYYCVIAEKQGTD, encoded by the coding sequence ATGGGATTTAAAAAATACTTTGCTTGTCAATCTAGAAGTCCCAAAGGTTTCATTGGTAAGTTAATGGGTAAGTTGATGAATAATATCAATGCTCCGATGAATGAAAAGACAATCCAATTACTCGATATTGAAGAACAGGATCATATACTAGAAATAGGTTTTGGTAACGGAAAATATATTGCAGATATTATTAAAAGAATAAAGGGAACTCATGTGTGCGGTATAGATTATTCTGATACAATGGTCCAGGCTGCAACCAAACTCAATAAGGCTTTCATCAAGCAGGGGAGAGTACAGATCAAACAGGGAGATATAGAAAAAATTCCTTTTGACGATTCGATGTTCAATAAAATATTTTCAGTGAACACGATTTACTTTTGGTCTCGTCCAATTCTTGCCCTACGCGAGATAAGAAGAGTGCTCAAGCCGGGAGGTAGGTTGGTCATTTCGTTTCGTTCCAGGGAGATAATGACGGAAAGAGCATCTGATGACTATGATTTTAAATTATATACTCCAGCAGCAGAGGAAATCGAGAACTTACTAACAAAAACCGGTTACTCAAGTATCAGGATAGAACATTTTATCGACAAGTCCATAGACTATTATTGTGTAATAGCGGAAAAGCAAGGTACCGACTAG
- a CDS encoding SRPBCC family protein — protein sequence MPVIDHQQFIKAPIEICFNLARNVHIHTQTTSNTMERAIDGVTEGLLEQGDTVTWEAIHYGIKQRLTAKVTLMEKPYKFVDVMVRGAFHSFVHTHQFIEDTGGTIMIDIFQYKSPFGPIGIVVDKLFLEKYMTAFIISRAKALKKIAENMD from the coding sequence ATGCCTGTTATTGATCATCAACAATTTATTAAAGCACCGATAGAAATATGTTTTAACCTTGCAAGAAACGTCCATATTCATACTCAAACGACCTCTAATACAATGGAAAGAGCTATTGATGGAGTGACAGAAGGGTTATTAGAACAAGGCGATACCGTTACCTGGGAAGCCATTCACTATGGAATAAAACAAAGGCTAACAGCCAAAGTGACATTAATGGAAAAACCTTATAAGTTTGTAGATGTTATGGTGAGAGGAGCTTTCCATTCCTTTGTTCATACCCATCAATTTATTGAAGATACTGGCGGAACTATAATGATTGATATATTCCAGTATAAATCACCCTTTGGTCCAATTGGCATTGTAGTGGATAAGTTATTTTTGGAGAAATATATGACGGCATTTATTATTTCGCGAGCAAAGGCACTTAAAAAGATTGCAGAAAATATGGATTAA
- a CDS encoding response regulator transcription factor, whose amino-acid sequence MEKTILVVDDERDIVKLITESLKFEQFNAIRAYSGKEALSILKENKIDFIVLDIMMPEMDGLEVCRKIRKEYNIPILLLSARNRDMDKIIGLEIGADDYMTKPFSIQELTSRIKAHFRKVDRLFQEWSGLRHEKDMNFQSSNSPLILNDKSFEAFLNHEKLDLSTKEFQILSFLMNHPNNVLTREQIYDSVWGDEYGELNTVTVHIKNIRKKIGVEYDFIKTVWGVGYKYIEGNR is encoded by the coding sequence ATGGAGAAAACGATTTTAGTGGTCGATGATGAGCGTGACATTGTAAAACTAATTACAGAAAGCTTAAAGTTTGAACAATTTAATGCAATACGAGCTTACTCTGGAAAAGAAGCTTTATCTATACTGAAAGAAAACAAGATTGATTTTATTGTTTTGGATATCATGATGCCAGAAATGGACGGTTTAGAAGTATGCCGAAAAATTAGAAAGGAATACAACATTCCCATTCTATTACTAAGTGCACGCAACAGAGATATGGACAAGATTATTGGACTGGAAATTGGTGCAGACGATTATATGACTAAACCTTTCAGCATTCAAGAGCTTACCTCACGCATAAAAGCTCATTTCAGAAAGGTTGACCGTCTATTTCAGGAATGGAGTGGTCTTAGGCACGAAAAGGATATGAACTTTCAAAGTTCAAACTCGCCGCTCATATTAAATGATAAGTCGTTTGAAGCTTTTTTGAATCATGAAAAGCTCGATTTATCGACAAAAGAATTTCAAATTTTATCCTTTCTGATGAATCATCCAAATAATGTCCTCACACGTGAACAAATTTATGATAGCGTCTGGGGAGACGAGTACGGAGAATTAAACACTGTCACGGTTCATATAAAAAATATCCGCAAAAAGATTGGCGTAGAGTATGATTTTATCAAAACCGTCTGGGGTGTCGGGTACAAATATATTGAAGGGAATAGATGA
- a CDS encoding fused MFS/spermidine synthase → MKSKIYLTLFVVSFVIMGLEMTATRLIAPSFGNTVYTWGIIISVFLIGSSAGYIVGGYLADKANIREIMLFIYLIGILSIAIIPWIKTTLFPLLESLSSTPGTTLGVLLLYLIPNFLLSIIGTILMKDGLGELASGKMIGSLHSASAIGSVLGTLVTTFWLIPWININSIIGLLAGLIYLTSIFYCDTKTKKQGFLLIIPALFIALPFLPVGEKSQDILLKKTSLYHDIYVFEKDFYQGKEGRFRSLTFGNETTIQGMMDMEQPDKLLLDYSKSVWEVSKKFAPESKEVYMIGHGIGTLTRKFENANKNVLVAEIDEEVLEISRQYFQYNGNSVEIGDGRKILKEQQSKFDLIFLDAYNNTTQIPFHLISKEFFELTSEKLNSKGIIVINAIGEQKGDLLIESMNSTLKSVYPYVYIYGMDDGKGIQNMTIVGSKHPIEDKKIKGHNLIKVGKGKVILDGDTKLINLN, encoded by the coding sequence ATGAAGTCAAAAATCTATTTAACGTTATTTGTTGTCAGCTTTGTAATAATGGGATTGGAAATGACAGCCACAAGACTTATTGCCCCGTCATTTGGAAACACTGTTTACACATGGGGAATTATTATCTCTGTTTTCCTGATTGGTTCGAGTGCAGGATACATAGTTGGCGGGTATCTAGCTGATAAAGCAAATATTCGAGAAATCATGTTATTTATCTACCTTATTGGTATTCTTTCGATAGCTATTATTCCCTGGATTAAAACTACACTCTTTCCATTACTTGAATCGCTTTCAAGTACTCCTGGTACAACGCTAGGTGTCCTCTTGCTTTATTTAATCCCCAATTTTCTTCTCAGTATCATCGGTACTATCCTTATGAAGGATGGTTTAGGAGAATTGGCAAGCGGGAAAATGATTGGCAGCTTACATTCAGCATCAGCCATCGGAAGCGTTCTTGGAACACTTGTGACGACTTTCTGGCTAATACCATGGATTAATATTAACTCCATTATTGGGCTCCTGGCTGGACTTATATATTTAACAAGCATTTTTTATTGTGATACTAAAACAAAGAAACAAGGTTTTTTATTGATCATTCCAGCTCTGTTTATTGCCCTTCCTTTTCTTCCAGTTGGAGAGAAATCCCAAGACATTCTTTTGAAAAAGACAAGTCTTTACCATGATATTTATGTATTCGAAAAGGATTTCTATCAAGGTAAAGAAGGAAGGTTTCGCTCACTTACCTTCGGCAATGAAACAACTATTCAGGGAATGATGGATATGGAACAGCCTGATAAACTTCTCTTGGATTATTCTAAAAGCGTGTGGGAGGTTTCTAAGAAATTTGCTCCAGAGAGTAAAGAAGTCTATATGATTGGCCATGGTATAGGAACATTAACACGAAAGTTTGAAAATGCGAATAAAAATGTTCTTGTAGCGGAAATCGATGAAGAGGTATTAGAGATTAGCCGTCAATATTTTCAATACAATGGAAATAGTGTAGAGATAGGGGACGGAAGAAAAATCCTGAAAGAGCAGCAAAGTAAATTTGATCTAATCTTTTTAGACGCCTATAACAACACAACTCAAATTCCGTTTCATCTAATATCAAAAGAGTTTTTTGAGCTTACAAGTGAGAAGTTAAACAGTAAAGGTATTATAGTTATTAATGCAATTGGTGAACAGAAAGGAGATTTGTTGATTGAATCGATGAATAGCACATTAAAATCAGTTTATCCCTATGTTTACATCTATGGAATGGATGATGGTAAAGGAATTCAGAACATGACGATTGTTGGAAGTAAACATCCGATTGAGGATAAAAAAATAAAGGGACACAACCTTATCAAGGTAGGAAAAGGGAAAGTGATTTTAGATGGAGACACTAAATTAATTAACCTAAATTAA
- a CDS encoding YczI family protein, producing the protein MIKLLQIILSITVISLAGYGLITEDFKFQPYMMLFLGLTMLVMGLREFQKGQKGYGWLSIVVFIFILFVSIESFLLK; encoded by the coding sequence TTGATAAAATTACTGCAAATTATATTATCAATAACAGTTATTTCACTTGCAGGGTATGGATTGATTACTGAGGATTTTAAGTTTCAACCATATATGATGTTGTTTTTAGGTTTAACGATGTTGGTAATGGGATTAAGAGAATTTCAAAAGGGACAAAAAGGTTACGGCTGGCTAAGTATAGTTGTATTTATATTTATTTTATTTGTATCTATCGAAAGTTTCTTATTGAAGTAA
- a CDS encoding F510_1955 family glycosylhydrolase — translation MSGLGVMLLGCSKDQNYNEGFSYTEVTDRNIEHIHGIGYTEEKEELFVATHSGLLKFSKGRWNESTTNNHDYIGFQATYDGFYSSGHPDSDSDFKDPLGLIKSTDNGKTLEKLAFYGESDFHHMAVGYYSRAIYVINEVPNSKLYTGIFFSKNNGETWELSELNGLTSKSISKIATHPKEAALVGISTKDGLFYSTDFGDNFQLISKKDMITSLYFEEETLLFSLIEDGNAQLYELDLATRMKKIPVTRNK, via the coding sequence GTGTCGGGATTAGGGGTAATGCTATTAGGGTGCTCAAAAGACCAGAATTACAATGAAGGATTTAGTTACACTGAAGTTACTGATAGAAATATAGAGCATATTCACGGTATAGGGTACACAGAGGAAAAAGAGGAACTCTTTGTTGCTACTCATTCAGGTTTATTGAAATTTTCAAAGGGACGCTGGAATGAATCCACAACCAATAATCATGATTATATAGGATTCCAAGCAACGTATGATGGATTTTACTCGAGTGGTCATCCAGATTCGGATTCTGATTTTAAGGATCCTCTTGGCCTAATCAAAAGTACGGATAATGGAAAGACATTAGAAAAATTAGCATTTTACGGGGAATCGGATTTCCATCATATGGCGGTTGGGTATTACAGCCGTGCGATTTATGTAATAAATGAAGTCCCCAATTCTAAATTATACACAGGTATCTTTTTTTCGAAGAACAATGGTGAAACTTGGGAGTTAAGTGAACTGAATGGTCTAACTTCTAAATCAATTTCTAAAATTGCCACCCATCCAAAGGAGGCTGCACTGGTTGGTATTTCTACAAAAGATGGCCTTTTTTATTCGACAGACTTTGGTGACAACTTTCAGCTAATAAGTAAAAAAGATATGATAACATCCCTATACTTCGAAGAAGAGACTCTTCTCTTTTCCTTAATAGAAGATGGGAATGCTCAATTGTATGAGTTAGATTTAGCTACTAGAATGAAAAAAATTCCTGTTACCCGAAATAAGTGA
- a CDS encoding DUF2269 domain-containing protein → MTMTPRIRKFALTTHITASVGWLGAVIAYLALAAVTQINHDAQMVRAAYLALDPITSYVIVPMSFASLLTGIVMSLFTHWGLFKHYWVVFKLLLTVFATIILLGFTQTLNKMISLAADPTTSILDLRTMGAGMNHAVGALLVLLIITILSVYKPRGTTRYGWRKEQEKRNLPKP, encoded by the coding sequence ATGACCATGACACCCCGCATCCGTAAATTCGCGCTTACCACACATATCACTGCGTCTGTCGGGTGGCTCGGAGCGGTCATTGCTTACCTAGCTCTCGCAGCCGTTACTCAGATCAACCACGATGCACAGATGGTGCGTGCAGCCTATCTAGCATTAGATCCGATCACCAGCTACGTCATCGTCCCAATGTCCTTCGCTTCGCTGTTAACGGGAATTGTCATGTCCCTTTTCACGCATTGGGGATTGTTTAAGCACTATTGGGTGGTTTTCAAACTTCTTTTAACTGTCTTCGCTACCATCATTTTGCTTGGTTTCACACAGACACTTAATAAAATGATCAGTTTAGCAGCAGATCCGACAACATCGATTCTTGACCTCCGTACAATGGGGGCTGGTATGAATCATGCTGTTGGAGCCCTATTGGTGTTGCTCATTATTACAATATTATCTGTCTACAAGCCTAGAGGCACAACCCGATATGGGTGGCGTAAGGAGCAGGAGAAGCGCAATTTGCCAAAACCGTGA